The region CTCTGCTGTTccccagcagtgtgtgtgtgtgtgtgcgcgtgcgtgcaCTGTTCCCCAGCAGCAATGTTTATCTTTAAATTAGAGTGAGCTCTTACCGAGACGAGTGTAAAGATCATGTTTACGACTCCCACTCCAATGGTGGCGTACACTGGCTGGGACACTCCTGCTCGCTGGAAAATGCCCGTGGAGTAATAAAATATCTGGTTAAAAACAACAAAGGAAAACTGAATCAATATGACACAAACAAATGTTATTGTGGCACCAAAGAAATCAGCTGCAATAAACATTGTGAATCTGAatgatataaacaataaaaaggggagtataaaatatttcagaaaagagagagaaagagggagaccgagtgagagagagagaaagtgagagacggagaaaaaaaaagagggaatgGATATGACAGAgctatataaaaacacaaattgcTAGACAAGATAAATATTTACACCTCTAAAAGCTGTCAGTTGTTACTACTCATTATAAAACAGtctggaggagctgtatgtgaaCACAAACATCTATTAACATTCCCAGACATTCCCCGGACTTTATCCTGCCCCCGGTGTACACTCCGGGTAATTTCCAAGTGACCTCTGTGTGAACAGAGCAAAGACTGCTTCAGAGAATCGTGCTGTATCTCCTGCACGTGCTGTCTTAACCAAGTGCTGCACGTGCTCCACCCTCTGCCTGAATCACATggaacatttcaaaatgtgaaCACATCTGACATGGAACATCTCCGGTCGTGCACTGCTTGTGTGAAAGGACTCAAAAATTCTCCAGActgagttcatatgtgaaagcgGTTCAGTTTAGATGACTTGCGctttataaataatgaaaacacaCTCTGATTAGCATTGTCCACAGTGTTTTGGTTGTGAAAATCATGGAAGGCACATTTAATATTCATAATTCAACTGTATTGAATAATAAAGATTGAATTAAAGGTTCTCACTGCATTGATTCCCGAGAACTGCTGGGAGAGGTGCAGGGTCAGAGCCACGCAGAGCTGCTTCCGATAGATGGAGGAGCGAATGAGTCGAAACAGAGAgatcttctcctccttctccagcGCCTCCTTTTCTACCTGCATTTCCACCAGGTCTTTAGTGGTGTCGTACTCCCCTTTAAACCGCTTTAAACCTGGAGGACACACAATAGCAAGAGCTACACTTATTATCGTTAGCCTTATTTATACAGAGCTCCTTAATAAGCCGGTGATTCAGAGGTTAGCGTGTAGTATGTAGCATTATTGGTATGGAGCTTCTTAATGAGCTGGTGATTCTGAGCAGTGTTAGCATGTAGCGTGTAGCATTATTGATACAGAACTCCTTAATAAGTTGGAGATTTGGAGCAGTATTTGCTCGTAATGTGTAGCATTATTGATACAGAGTACAGAGCTCCTTAATAGGCTGGTGATTCTGAGCAGTATTAGCTTGTAGCGTGTGTCATTACTTAAGCTGAGTGTATCTTAGAGGACGGTGTGTGGTCCGTACTTTTACAGGCCTCCTCCTTCTTCCCAAGTTTGATGTAGAGATATCGCGGACTCTCCGGACACAGAGGCAGCAGCAAACTCTGCAGAACCGCAATCGCTCCAGATAAACCCAACAGAACATTCCACAGCTCAGGGTTCCCCAGCAGGATGTCCAGACCTAGAACCTAAAAAATCTAggcattattaataatatacaaGGTTTTAAAAAACCCATATCCAGAACACACAACTGTGCACACACTATCATAAGCCtatagacaaacaaacacacacacacacaaaaacatgttctgaccttaaaatgtaatgattaccTTGTGGGGACCACCTGGtaagacaagtccccacaatgtaaacatgtaaataggttttggtccccacaatgtgatgtattacacttacacacacgcgcacacacatttCTCAGCACCtaaatgcacataatttattttattctacaCAGTTTGGTCAGTAGAGGGAGCAGTGCTCTCATTGCTGCACCTCACACTGTAACCATTGGCTCATGAGTTTCTGAACTCTGGGTTTTCATGGGCTCATTACTAAATCATCTGCATGAATGAGGGCATGTTTCAtggaaataatatttaaatgaggAATTGGTAAGCGGAGCTTGATTTCACGCTAAAGCTGCTTAATCCACTTGGTCAGAAGCTTCACCGATCAGAAAAGTAGTTCCAAACAACTTTTCTGCACTTTAGTACATAAGAATGTATTGGTGCCCCTCCAGTATTTTACAAACATACCGATTATTTCTTTACAGAATCCACTGTAATTTATCTTTAGTATCTTATTGAACGAAACAAACTAAAGTGACAGATTAAATTTACAGTGGAAATACTACAAGTGACATGGGTAATGCAATGCATTCATTGGTCTTACTGCACCCCTGTGAAATAGTGCTATGCCCTCCATAGGGGGCACTGAATCAGACAATGGTCAGATGAAGACTGACCATGGCCAGTGTGTTTAACCTCTAAAGAAAAACATCAACTTGAAGGGGATGTTCTGGAGTGGCTGCACCACCCATGCAGCTCACTGTGCTCATTGCCAAGAGTCTGCCAGAGGGTTTAAACACACGGAGCACTGGCATGTTTTGTAAGGTAATTGTGCCATTATTATGTTTGCCGCACCCTCACACATTCCACATTCAGTCATTCAGAGGTAAACCCGAGTTCAAAATAATCTTTACTGCTCTGTAACTTAATCAATGCCCAGTGAAGCCTCCTCCACACCAGACTTTGGACCCAAATCTGAAATTGTGCTGTGGTGAACTGACCTGGCTGATAAGGATCCCTGTGACGATGGCGAGCTGATGGAGTGTTCCAAGAGCTCCTCTGTACTTCACTGGAGCAATTTCTCCGATATACATTGGAACCAGCCCCGACGACAGCCCTGAAACACACAATAATATTCTAATATATTCACAGTGACGATGAAGGGGCACACTGACACTTCAGCCAAGTGATAACTCTAACATTTACCttctcaaacatggtgtgtgagtgtgtgttgcactggtacaagtggatcagacaaagtagtgctgctggagttttcaaactctgggtccactcactgtccactctgagacaCTCCTGTCCCATTGGCCcagcttgtagatgtaaagtcagggacagtagctcatctgtcactgcacagtgtgtgttggtcgtcctctagtccttcaccggtggacacaggacactgtcggctggatgtttttggttggtggactattctcacagttttaaaatgagagaatgatccaccacccaaatcatacatgctctgtggGGTTCCTCAACATTGTGGAACAGGGGGAAATagcaaattatgcagagcaacatatggactacagtctgttactctagaactacaaagtaaccagcgtggacagtggagctgagagagtgggcAGTATGTGTATAAATGAGCGTGattttaatgtaatggctgaAGGGTGTATTTTATTTGCCGAGGTAAATGGTATAGGTATTAATGGATTgaacattttcacatattttacTCAAGTATATTATTgggtaaatgttttgttttatcttttttttttctttgtgactATAGTGTATTAATTCATTCTCACAGTGGttttctttaaaacaatatGTTTTACAATTTgacaatatttataatatatttatgatatactatttttatatttccGTTCCTTAGTGTTCTCTGACTACAAAGGGTCCCAGGGTACATTTCTATTGGATCAgcaaattttattatttatttatttatttctgcaaCTATACATTTTTGCATTAATTGATTtccaaatttatttttttctgtttttccttgCTCTTGTGTGATAAGGGGGCTGTCTATCAATGATGTCATGGAGTCTAAACATACTTATTGGTTGATCGATGCCCAATGCCATAGATTAACTGTACATGTTTTGCTCCATCAGCGGTATAGTATTGTGCTATACCCACaatatggaacactgggactgaCCATGTGCTGGAGAGtcagctctctccactggtcTCCCAACGTGAAATTtctgctcccagagacagagcagcacAATCAGTCCGCCAGGCAGCtcacacacatcagaatgagctgtgaaTGTACTGCTAAAGCACGTTTCCTtccttttattttgaatttattCAACAAACTGAGATCACATGATTAACCaaggcattcagctttattcaaatggTAAACACATGTATATgaatgtacaaaccggattccaaaaacaaattgtgaataaaaactgaatgcaatgatgtggcaaatgtcaatattttattcgtaatagaacatagatgacagatcaaaagtttaatctgagtaaatgtaacattttaaaggaaacatatgttgattcaaaatttcacagtgtcaacaaatcccaaaaagttgggacaagtaacaataagtggctggaaaaaggaaactgagcatataacgtacagctggaagaccaattaactctaattaggtcaattgacaacatgattgggtatacaaagagcttctcagtgtgtcagtgtctgtctgaagccaagatggtaagaggatcaccaattccaccattgttgcacagaaagatagtgcagcaataccagaatggtgttacccagcataaaatagcaaagacttttaagttatcatcatcaaccgtgcataacatcatcaaaagattcagagaatctggaacaattgctgtgcataagtgtcaaggccgtaaaactgtactggatgctcatgatctccaggcccttaaacgtcactgcacctcaaacaggaatgccactgtcaaggaaataacagaatgggctcaggaatacttccagaaagcattgtcagtgaacacaatccaccgtgccatccgccgttgccagctgaaactctacagtgcaaagaggaagccatttctaagcaagctccataagctcagacgtttgcactgggccaggggtcttttaaaatggagtgtggcaaaatggaaaactgttctgtggtcagatgagtcacgatttgaagttctttatggaacactgggatgccatgtcatccggaccagagaggacaccccaagttgttatcaacgctctgttcagaagcctgcatcactaatggtatggggttgcatgagtgcttgtggcattgGCAGCTTGCATGTTTgtaaaggcaccattaatgcagagaactatgttcaggttccagaacaacatatgctcccatctagacgtcatttctttcagggaagaccctgcatttttcaacaagattttCTGcaacaatcacaacatcatggctacgtaggagaacgatccgggtactgaaatggccagcctgcagtccagatctttcacctatagagaacatttggcgcatcataaagaggaaggtgcgacaaagaaggcccaagacgattgaacagttagagacCTGTATTACACATGAATGGGAGAgaattcctatttctaaacttgagaaaactggtctcctctgtccccagacgtctgttgagtgttgtaagaagaaggggggatgccacacagtggtaaaaaatggccttgttccAACTtctttgggatttgttgacgccatgaaattttgaaacaacatattttccccttaaaatgatacattctctcagtttaaacttttgatctgtgatttgtgttctattctgaacataatattagatgttggcacctccacatcattgcattcagtttttattcacaatttgtttagtgtcccatcttttttggaatctggtttgtatgaCATAGGAACGAAGGCATAACTGGACCCATGAAATGGTGTAGCATCACACTTAACAAGGGGATACATACTTTGCTCCATTTCATTGAGGCGAACAGATGCTTCTCTGAGCAAATCTGACACCAACCTTCACCCCAACATTTGCACTCTATTACACTTCTATTAGAATCAGCTGCTCTGTTCTGGACTTGAGCCTGAACGTGAAAAACACGCCCCCATTCATTAGCATATATTGAGGaggaaatacataaataaataaatgaataaatgaaaaaagaataaataaatgaataaataaatcaatataaataaatatatattataaaaatataaatacagaaaaaaaatcaaatctgAGAAGAATTACTGTAGTTACTAACACAAGTAATGTAGGTCACGTTATTCCAGCTCACTATGTAATATGTCAAATTActgataaataaaatagaaaacagagagaataagagaaatGTTTAAAGGGGACGTTTACGATTATGGGGGAACgctgttttctctggtttgtttacgttcagctctgtgtctttaaaggtggaacaATGTGTTTGAGCAGAAAACTTGTTTGtacgtgtctgaagtgtaacttgtctgtaaatttttattcactgtttgaattcccacagaaactcatttgtaactcgcgCTATTTaggtttgtagcactttcgctctgtgtttaattttaaGCAGCTAGccctctcctgaatttagagtcagttccactttaagtaatgtaactgtaacagcaaaaataagtctatgttacccacctatggagcaggaaaaaagcaacatcctcatcttggtttgtgcttttcagcgtttggagtctctccgttgtctaaaaacctccagatggcatttctctgccatgagcagagagagagaaagcctagcatgccGGACCGAGACACTtagttttttttacccatttacagacaccggggattcgtaaacacattagtccAGTTTTCAGCACAAACCGACTTGAGAGCAGCCAATGGAGTGGAAACAACCTCAAAGTTTTATAcaaagtgctttttttttaatacaaattgTGATATGTCACCTTTAACTCTGCAACATTAGCTTCTTGTGGCTCTTTGCAtaacataatttaaatataattttaggcTGAATTTAaagctataaatataaattcaaCATATTTATCATAAATTCAGAAACACTTACATTTTGAAAGTCAGTTTacattgtattatatattttatatatttttctcgtGTTATCACTCAGACAAAATGAGAAACAGACAAATTTAACGTAAAGCTGCTGTCAGTCATTCCTTATATGAATTTGACATTCATTCAGAACccttacactgacacctagtggcctggatgtgtcagagattctgtactaaaacGTATTTTGGACATAAtagaaaacaatttaaatatatgaaaaaattGCTTTTAGAAACAATGGTTGCTGCGTTGTGGAGGTAAAATGTCTAACCACTCTCTTAAAATAATTTCTAGGATTATTTTACCGCAGTAGAAGCCCATAACCGCTCGTCCTGCGATCACCATTATGTGAGGAGTGCCAAGCTTCGCCAATCCCATCAATAAACTGCCCATGATTGCCAAGATATTCAGCACCAACATCCCTTTAAtcctgagagagggagaaaccAGAGCGAAACAATTTCTCAAATTTAATCactattaaagcaacactgggtaCGTTTTTGCTCCTGAgttccccctacagctgcagagtgtaatttacttttacagcactctctTAAAATCAAGGGGGGTTGAGGTGGTGGGGGCATAGAGGGGTGGTGGTTTCCTGCTCACAacatagttacatagtgctgtttctacATTTCT is a window of Hoplias malabaricus isolate fHopMal1 chromosome 1, fHopMal1.hap1, whole genome shotgun sequence DNA encoding:
- the slc2a2 gene encoding solute carrier family 2, facilitated glucose transporter member 2 isoform X4, with the translated sequence MLVLNILAIMGSLLMGLAKLGTPHIMVIAGRAVMGFYCGLSSGLVPMYIGEIAPVKYRGALGTLHQLAIVTGILISQVLGLDILLGNPELWNVLLGLSGAIAVLQSLLLPLCPESPRYLYIKLGKKEEACKSLKRFKGEYDTTKDLVEMQVEKEALEKEEKISLFRLIRSSIYRKQLCVALTLHLSQQFSGINAIFYYSTGIFQRAGVSQPVYATIGVGVVNMIFTLVSVVLVDRTGRRTLMLIGLGGMCLCAVGMTVGLVYQFTFSWMSYLSMTAIFLFVCFFEIGPGPIPWFIVAELFSQGPRPAAIALAGFCNWTSNFIIGMFFPYIEELCGQYMFIIFVVLLFGFTLFTCFRVPETKGKTFEEIAALFQKERVPRPVVGTELEQLKGDTVA
- the slc2a2 gene encoding solute carrier family 2, facilitated glucose transporter member 2 isoform X3 — encoded protein: MDTVWGSSTLHKRIKGMLVLNILAIMGSLLMGLAKLGTPHIMVIAGRAVMGFYCGLSSGLVPMYIGEIAPVKYRGALGTLHQLAIVTGILISQVLGLDILLGNPELWNVLLGLSGAIAVLQSLLLPLCPESPRYLYIKLGKKEEACKSLKRFKGEYDTTKDLVEMQVEKEALEKEEKISLFRLIRSSIYRKQLCVALTLHLSQQFSGINAIFYYSTGIFQRAGVSQPVYATIGVGVVNMIFTLVSVVLVDRTGRRTLMLIGLGGMCLCAVGMTVGLVYQFTFSWMSYLSMTAIFLFVCFFEIGPGPIPWFIVAELFSQGPRPAAIALAGFCNWTSNFIIGMFFPYIEELCGQYMFIIFVVLLFGFTLFTCFRVPETKGKTFEEIAALFQKERVPRPVVGTELEQLKGDTVA